The Methylobacterium durans nucleotide sequence AAGGGGCAGGCGCTCGCGGCGCTCCTCATCTACTCGTCAGACGTGCACACATTGGGAACGAAGGCGGCGCAGGGCCTCGTCCTGACCGAGCCGTTCTACTGGGACCTCAACGCAGCCACGCGGGCCTTCTCGGATCGCTTCGCCCACCAGTTTGGCGGCAAGAAGCCGACCTCGAACCAAGCCGCCGTGTATGTGGGCGTGATGCACTACTTAAAGGCGGTGGAAGCTCTGAAATCGGCGTCCGATGGAGTAGCGACAGTCGCCAAGATGAAGGAGATACCAGCCGATGATCCGCTCTTCGGCAAGGGCGAGATCCGACAGGACGGACGCAAGATCCACGACATGTACCTGTTCGAGGTCAAGCAGCCATCTGAGTCCAAAGGCGAGTGGGACCTCTACAAGTTGCTGTCCACCATACCTGGAAAAGAAGCGTTTCGCCCGGTCGCCGAGGGCGGCTGCCCGCTGGTGAAAGGACAGGAGGCAAAGCCCTAAGATGTCCGGGCGATGTCCAGCGCTTGAGGCTTTGTAGCTCAGCGCGAGCATGTCCGCTTTTGGGTAAGATCATTTCCGGCTCGGATGGCCGGATTGGGCGCAGTCCAGCCCAGCATGATGGGCTCGCCGATGACGCTGTCGACGAGCCCAGACCATCAGATCTCAGTGCCCTCAGCGAGGACGAGGGCATCCTCAACGTCGACGCCAAGATAGCGTACTGTGCTCTCAATCTTCGTGTGACCCAGCAGAATCTGCACCGCCCGTAGGTTGCCAGTCCGCTTGTAGATCAGTGACGCCTTCGTCCGACGCAGCGAATGCGTCCCGTAGTCCTCTCGCGGTAAGCCAATTCCGGAAACCCACTCGTCCACCAGCCGCGCGTACTGCCGAGTGCTGATATGCGCTGTATGATCCGGCCGGCTCGGGAACGCATAGTCGACGAGTGTACCGCCGCGGCACTCCAGCCACGCGCAGATGCTGACGCGGGTTGGTTCGAGGAGTTCGAACTGCACCGGGTGCCGAGTCTTGCGCTGCACGACGATGGCGCGGGCGCGGACACATCCGCCGCTCACGAGATCTCCGATCTTCAGCCTGACGAGGTCACAACCGCGCAGCTTGCTGTCGATGGCGAGATCGAACAGCGCGCGGTCGCGCACGCGCCGCTCGCGGTCAAGCCAGATGCGAATGGCCCAGACTTGCTGCGGTTTGAGGGCCCGCTTGGCACCGAGCTTACGCCCAGCGTTCCACGACCGACGCTCGCTGAAGGCTGGATCGTGTTCAGAATGTCCCATCATCGTTCTCCCTACCGGCCTGTGCCGGCAGAGCGGGAAGAACGAGAGGAGCATCTCCGATGAAGAATATGGCCGAGAGCGGAACGGCGGCTTAAGGCGAGCACTGGACTAAGAGGACATCCCACTCGGACCAATGCCGCTCCCGGCCAGGTCTGCGCGCACAATTCTTAGAGGCGCCTTGATGGCCAGGTATCTCGGCACCTTGCTGAAGACCTGCTGCGATCGTCTCATCGC carries:
- a CDS encoding tyrosine-type recombinase/integrase; protein product: MGHSEHDPAFSERRSWNAGRKLGAKRALKPQQVWAIRIWLDRERRVRDRALFDLAIDSKLRGCDLVRLKIGDLVSGGCVRARAIVVQRKTRHPVQFELLEPTRVSICAWLECRGGTLVDYAFPSRPDHTAHISTRQYARLVDEWVSGIGLPREDYGTHSLRRTKASLIYKRTGNLRAVQILLGHTKIESTVRYLGVDVEDALVLAEGTEI